One Sparus aurata chromosome 5, fSpaAur1.1, whole genome shotgun sequence genomic window carries:
- the LOC115581896 gene encoding gamma-crystallin M2-like, protein MTSTGMNMMNKIIFYEERNFQGRSYECMSDCPDMSSYLNRCHSCRVERGCFMVYDRTNYMGNQYFMRRGEYADYMSMMGMRDCIRSCRMIPMHRGSFRMKIYERENFAGQMSELMDDCDNIMDRYRMSNCMSCNVMDGHWLMYEQANYRGRMMYMRPGEYRNFMNMGGSGMRFMSMKRITDSCF, encoded by the exons ATGACTTCCACTGGAATGAACATGATGAACAAG ATCATCTTCTACGAGGAGAGGAACTTCCAGGGTCGTTCCTATGAGTGCATGAGCGACTGCCCAGACATGTCCTCCTACCTGAACAGGTGCCACTCCTGCAGGGTGGAGAGAGGTTGCTTCATGGTGTACGACCGCACCAACTACATGGGCAACCAGTACTTCATGAGGAGGGGCGAGTACGCCGACTACATGAGCATGATGGGCATGAGGGATTGCATCAGGTCCTGCCGTATGATCCCCATG CACAGGGGATCCTTCAGGATGAAGATCTACGAGAGGGAGAACTTCGCCGGTCAGATGTCTGAGCTGATGGACGACTGCGACAACATCATGGATCGTTACCGCATGTCCAACTGCATGTCCTGCAACGTGATGGACGGCCACTGGCTGATGTACGAGCAGGCCAACTACAGAGGCAGGATGATGTACATGAGGCCCGGCGAGTACAGGAACTTCATGAACATGGGCGGATCCGGCATGAGGTTCATGAGCATGAAGCGCATCACCGACTCCTGCTTCTAA
- the inpp5e gene encoding phosphatidylinositol polyphosphate 5-phosphatase type IV, producing the protein MTENGEDSPLHQSCQVSGKGDSVVSDSRPPKTSIEGAKEHNNALTVTATNTEAEISPYQPQPPSQPRLSKFSKNGSVEETVRTRRLKNSQESLSDPTETGSSTDSLRDDQTAPARGGLILSSAATVRKNQDSNVRPRSAVTRGSPVFRDRGSSLSEYERTPPSQQSDPTDHHVRSTKVRLSPVQATGPLPTLEKSFASASLRVANRIDRDCLDYAVLAREKLGERLHRNLSDSRLLENMGSDSASVNSMRSTYSVLSPIRPQDVRNRSFLEGSVLGSGALLGAEELDRYFPDRRVGIYVATWNMQGEKGLPANLDDLLLPTDSEFAQDFYIIGVQEGCPDRREWETRLQETLGPYYVMLYAAAHGVLYLTVFVRRDLIWFCSEVEHGTVTTRIISQIKTKGAVGITFTFFGTSFLFITSHFTSGDAKVYERILDYNKIVEALALPKGLPDTNPYRSTPSDVTTRFDQVFWFGDFNFRLSKDRIDVETIMNRTANGDMGPLLEHDQLCKEMNDGSIFKGFQEAPIHFLPTYKFDIGCDIYDTTSKQRTPSYTDRILFRSRQADDIKVVKYTSCSSIKTSDHRPVIGAFQVKLRPGRDNIPLGAGQFDRGLYLEGIRRRITRELKRREAMKNQSSSSTICTIS; encoded by the exons ATGACTGAGAATGGAGAGGACAGCCCCCTCCACCAGTCCTGTCAGGTCTCTGGTAAAGGAGATTCAGTCGTCAGTGACAGCAGGCCACCCAAGACCTCCATAGAAGGTGCCAAGGAACACAATAATGCCCTCACGGTCACTGCTacaaacacagaggcagagatCAGCCCTTACCAGCCTCAGCCACCCTCACAACCCAGGCTCTCAAAGTTCAGCAAAAATGGCTCAGTGGAGGAGACTGTGAGAACCAGGAGGCTCAAAAACAGCCAGGAGAGTCTCAGTGACCCGACTGAGACTGGCTCCTCCACAGACTCGCTTAGAGATGACCAAACAGCTCCAGCCCGAGGCGGGCTTATTCTCAGCAGTGCTGCCACTGTCAGGAAAAATCAGGACTCCAATGTGAGACCCAGATCTGCTGTTACAAGAGGATCGCCGGTCTTCCGTGACAGAGGGAGCAGTCTGTCAGAGTATGAAAGGACGCCCCCTAGCCAGCAGAGCGACCCCACAGACCACCATGTGAGGTCCACCAAGGTGCGACTGTCACCAGTGCAAGCCACAGGGCCGCTACCTACTCTGGAGAAGAGCTTTGCGTCAGCCTCCTTGAGGGTGGCTAATAGGATTGACAGGGATTGTTTGGATTATGCTGTGCTGGCCAGAGAGAAACTCGGGGAGAGACTCCACAGGAACCTGAGCGACAGCCGGCTTTTGGAGAACATGGGGTCGGATAGTGCCTCGGTCAACTCCATGAGGTCCACATACAGCGTGCTTAGCCCCATCAGACCCCAGGATGTGAGGAACAG GAGCTTTCTGGAGGGCAGTGTGCTGGGAAGTGGTGCCCTACTCGGGGCCGAGGAGCTGGACCGCTACTTCCCTGACAGGAGAGTGGGCATATACGTAGCCACGTGGAACATGCAGGGAGAGAAG GGGCTTCCAGCCAACTTAGACGATCTCCTCCTGCCAACCGACTCTGAATTTGCACAAGACTTTTATATTATTGGTGTCCAGGAGGGCTGCCCCGACAG GAGGGAGTGGGAGACACGCCTTCAAGAGACTCTGGGACCTTACTACGTCATGCTGTATGCAGCAGCACATGGTGTTTTGTACCTCACCGTATTCGTCCGAAGAGATCTCATCTGGTTCTGTTCAG AGGTGGAGCATGGCACAGTCACAACCAGGATCATCTCTCAGATCAAGACCAAAGGAGCTGTGGGAATCACCTTCACCTTTTTTGGCACTTCCTTCCTCTTCATCACATCACACTTTACCT CTGGAGATGCCAAAGTTTACGAGAGAATACTAGATTACAACAAGATTGTCGAGGCTCTAGCGCTTCCAAAAGGCCTTCCAGACACCAACCCATACCGCTCCACACCAT CTGACGTCACTACAAGATTCGACCAGGTCTTCTGGTTTGGAGATTTTAACTTTCGGCTCAGTAAAGACCGAATTGATGTGGAGACCATCATGAACCGCACAGCCAACGGCGATATGGGCCCCCTGCTCGAGCACGACCAGCTCTGTAAGGAAATGAACGATG GTTCAATCTTTAAAGGTTTCCAAGAGGCACCAATACACTTCCTCCCCACATACAAGTTTGACATCGGCTGTGATATCTACGACACTACTTCTAAACAGAGAACGCCTTCATACACA gACCGGATCTTGTTCAGGAGCAGGCAGGCAGATGACATCAAAGTGGTCAAATACACCAGCTGCTCCAGCATCAAGACCTCAGACCATCGGCCCGTCATCGGTGCTTTCCAGGTCAAACTCAGGCCGGGCAGAGACAA TATTCCTCTGGGTGCGGGACAGTTTGACCGAGGCTTGTACTTGGAGGGCATCAGGAGGAGGATCACCAGAGAActgaagaggagggaggccaTGAAGAACCAAAGCAGTAGTAGCACCATCTGCACCATCTCCTAA